Proteins encoded in a region of the Anopheles aquasalis chromosome 2, idAnoAquaMG_Q_19, whole genome shotgun sequence genome:
- the LOC126569495 gene encoding REST corepressor 1, whose amino-acid sequence MVLADRTSENVRNGRRSRGPSPNGHSGTAQSGAATAAAAAAAASAATAPGGMATDTSSDEENSRKNGNTSKATKAKSEYEEKIRVGRDYQAVCPELIPQPDRKPEALNDRALLVWSPTKEIPDTKLEEYITLAKERYGYNGEQALGMLFWHKHNLERALMDLANFTPFPDEWTAEDRVLFEQAFQFHGKSFHRIRQMLPDKTIASLVKFYYSWKKTRSRTSVMDRQEKLKKNDSSENGSDHGSNEESDNEDKSSPTSASASGQNQAPNSTTTANQSVSNGGSSSNDTSEGAAASLASAGATNENHSGTNDGLLVCTGCGVSCSEVHPTPQGKLCGSCHHHWRRTGVLRPTSGPSCMKKRARGSNILGKSGDSHKRRPPKGMYINHDDIVKLANSEQKIDDASGGGGGGGGGVRKGIPNDDLLAGMDREIVKLLSQIQYNKQTVSGLKHDIDESLEVLKPPEVNTVRLNSRWNNEELMLAVQGVRKYGRDFQAIADTLGSKTEAQVRTFYMNYRRRFSLDAMLKEFEAKNSSSAKEKSSGTGGATVASGGATSNKSSASTKEESNANAATAAAEGQAESTKDGGASAEGDGDVEMIDQQTANAIGGGKEKNKTPSTTSSAEVEIMEVK is encoded by the exons ATGGTGCTAGCGGACCGAACGTCGGAGAACGTGCGCAACGGTCGGCGATCGCGCGGCCCAAGCCCAAACGGTCACTCCGGAACAGCGCAGAGCGgggcggcaacggcggcggcggcggcggctgctgcgtCCGCAGCGACGGCCCCCGGTGGCATGGCCACGGATACCAGCTCCGATGAGGAAAACT CTCGCAAGAATGGCAACACTTCGAAGGCAACAAAGGCCAAGAGCGAATATGAAG AAAAAATCCGTGTTGGACGCGACTACCAGGCCGTTTGTCCGGAGTTGATCCCTCAGCCGGATCGCAAGCCCGAAGCCTTGAACGACCGCGCACTGCTCGTATGGTCACCGACAAAAGAAATTCCCGATACTAAAC TGGAGGAATACATTACGTTGGCGAAGGAACGGTATGGCTACAACGGCGAGCAGGCTTTGGGCATGCTGTTCTGGCATAAACACAACCTAGAGCGGGCCCTCATGGATCTGGCCAACTTTACACCCTTTCCGGACGAATGGACCGCCGAGGATCGGGTGCTGTTCGAGCAAGCGTTCCAGTTCCACGGCAAAAGTTTTCATCGTATCCGACAGATG CTACCTGATAAAACGATCGCTAGTCTAGTGAAGTTCTACTACTCCTGGAAGAAGACACGCAGCAGAACGAGCGTCATGGATCGACAGGAGAAACTGAAAAAGAACGACAGCTCCGAGAATGGCAGCGATCACGGTAGCAACGAAGAGTCGGACAACGAGGACAAG TCATCACCGACCAGCGCATCTGCATCGGGGCAGAACCAAGCGCCCAAcagcacgacgacggccaATCAGTCCGTATCGAACGGCGGTTCGAGCAGTAACGATACGAGCGAAGGTGCGGCGGCATCACTAGCTTCCGCCGGCGCCACAAACGAAAACCATTCCGGCACAAACGATGGGTTGCTCGTTTGCACCGGCTGCGGGGTTTCATGCAGCGAGGTGCACCCGACGCCACAAGGGAAGCTCTGTGGCAGTTGCCACCATCACTGGAG gcGCACTGGTGTGCTGCGGCCAACCTCCGGACCGTCCTGTATGAAGAAGCGCGCACGTGGCTCGAACATACTGGGCAAGAGTGGCGATAGCCACAAACGCCGCCCTCCCAAGGGCATGTACATTAACCATGACGACATCGTGAAACTGGCCAATTCGGAACAGAAGATCGACGacgctagtggtggtggtggtggtggtggtggtggtgttcgcaAAGGCATTCCAAACGATGATCTGCTGGCGGGCATGGATCGGGAAATCGTTAAACTGCTGAGTCAA ATACAGTACAACAAGCAAACGGTCAGTGGACTGAAGCACGATATCGACGAATCGTTGGAGGTGCTTAAGCCACCCGAAGTGAACACGGTACGCTTGAACTCTCGTTGGAACAACGAGGAGCTAATGCTAGCGGTGCAAGGCGTACGCAAATATGGTCGCGATTTCCAG GCAATCGCAGATACGCTTGGCTCGAAGACCGAAGCTCAAGTACGCACCTTTTATATGAACTATCGGCGTCGCTTTAGTCTGGATGCAATGTTGAAGGAATTTGAAGCTAAGAATAGTAGTAGCGCGAAGGAAAAGTCGAGTGGAACCGGTGGGGCCACAGTGGCCAGCGGAGGAGCTACTAGCAACAAGAGCTCGGCCTCGACAAAAGAGGAATCCAATGCAAACGCAGCAACTGCGGCGGCGGAAGGCCAGGCGGAATCCACCAAAGATGGTGGCGCCAGTGcagaaggtgatggtgatgtggaaATGATTGATCAACAAACTGCCAATGCGATCGGCGGTggcaaagagaaaaataaGACTCCGTCAACCACATCCTCGGCAGAGGTAGAGATCATGGAAGTGAAATGA
- the LOC126581248 gene encoding cation-dependent mannose-6-phosphate receptor-like gives MGWCTNKNKRVTKKAEITDDRNWVPKMCRFLVILWFCGLLRFSLADGTCRKVGDCSCEFYDGQGIDLSPVIPETSQALETTSPNGDKFYFSPCKTIFYVPSDNQTDELGRCNKGYTLCMYVNASKNYSRLGELDRTEFISRENDGLYLTYRNEKNFTQVKLVCARDKSSYLYLDPTSYNKTQNHTLILFSPWACPKTIEDFSKPSTGTVLLIMLFISLLSYFLVGVTVNAVYLGARGMEMIPNLDFWRSLPGLVRDGARFLQNGCRVERRDPSPDTYDAI, from the exons ATGGGATGgtgcacaaacaaaaacaaacgggtGACCAAAAAAGCGGAAATCACGGATGATCGGAACTGGGTACCAAAGATGTGTAGATTTCTAGTGATACTTTGGTTTTGCGGCCTGCTGCGATTCTCGCTCGCCGATGGGACATGCCGGAAGGTGGGAGACTGCTCGTGCGAGTTTTACGATGGCCAGGGAATCGACCTATCACCGGTGATTCCGGAAACGAGCCAGGCGCTGGAAACGACTTCTCCGAATGGCGACAAGTTTTATTTCAGTCCCTGCAAGACGATCTTCTACGTGCCAAGCGATAACCAAACCGATGAGCTCGGTCGCTGTAACAAAGGATACACG CTCTGTATGTACGTAAATGCGTCCAAAAACTACAGCAGACTTGGCGAGCTGGACCGGACCGAGTTTATCAGCAGAGAGAACGATGGACTGTATCTTACTTATCGAAACGAAAA GAACTTTACTCAAGTGAAGCTGGTGTGTGCCAGAGATAAGAGCTCGTACCTCTATCTCGACCCAACATCGTacaacaaaacccaaaaccataCG CTGATACTGTTTTCTCCGTGGGCCTGCCCGAAGACGATAGAAGACTTCAGCAAGCCCAGCACGggcacggtgctgctgattaTGCTGTTCATCTCTTTGCTTTCCTACTTCCTGGTTGGCGTGACGGTAAATGCCGTGTACTTGGGCGCCCGTGGTATGGAGATGATTCCGAATCTGGACTTTTGGCGCAGCTTGCCCGGTCTTGTAAGG GATGGAGCACGCTTTCTACAGAATGGCTGCCGAGTCGAAAGGAGAGACCCTAGTCCGGATACCTACGACGCCATATGA